The window aaagtaaaaaattgaattttaattgttacgatagaaattattttggattttttaaCAGAATGGCTGATGATAACAACGTATTGTTTATAAGAGGAAATGGAAGTGTACGtacaaagttctttttttgCGTGAAATGAGATGTGATAGAGATGTGGAGACTTGATTATTTTTCCGAACATAAcctctttataattaatattttttatttttgcattgttttaattttctttttttactttgaatatattctgaatatttatttaattttaaatactattaataaaataccaAAATACAATCGAAAGGCGACACAAGGATATATTCCCTGATTTTATAGAGGACTAAGTTTACtgatttagaaattttaatttcataaattctagaagcaatttttgataattatttagaatctTAGAagcaaagtattaaataaattgacaaGAATTAGTCTCAGAAGAATTAAATCAGAAGTATATATGGAATATTGAAGTCAACACTggctgtaataaaatttttacacacatacacacacacacacacaaattatattatttaagtggAACTAATAGTACATGTTTGAATTTAAAGTTATAGATTATCTTTAGTACAATGAATAACGAATGATGCaattgaattataaatcaTGCTTAGGTTGGtttattattgtcattattaGTTGTCTCTCagatgatatatatatttgattgtaaCATGTAGCCAATtgtattagttattatttagtCGATTAAAAATAGTACAAAATTTTAGGACTTAAACatatactattaataaattttacttaaataatatattcttgtaCACAAACAGCAACTAGTGTTTGCactattctattttaatctattataagaacaaagtctaagatataataagaaattagatataagaaaatactgaatattcaattaacataaatattaacaacttgtagaaaaatgaaaacgAAGATGTCTGGGATGACACTGCGCTGATACAAGCATACGACAAAGCTGTAAACTTGGCCAAGGAGGAAGTAGCAAAACGTATTGCTATGGATACTCAGAACCAGCAGGCAAAACAAAAGTCACAAAactcaaaatattcaaatcacgcaagaaaaaattttaaggtaTATTGtagacaaaaataattgtttacaaaagaaaaaaatattaaaattaaattgctttCTGCTGTATTACAGAAATGGGCTATTGGTGCTCCATGTCGCGCTGTATATTCCGTAGATGGAGAGATATATGAAgcaattatatcaaaaattcatTCAAACTCTGGAATGTGTACAGTGAAATTTGttggtaattattttacaatattattttatttttgtaatgtattatatttacaatattaaatttctatgttGCTTTTCtgatttaaagataaaattgattaagacttgaattataagaaaaacaaaaaacaaccTTTTTGGACTTGATGGGTTAAACAATACttagttaaatattaacactAAATGTACACTTTGTTTTTTTGGATTTATACTAAACatacttgtaaaaataataaaaattaatgaacaaacataattgtttgttaaattttattatttttacaagtatataaaattatcaagtaatttttatatatactttgataTCTTTAGAAAgcataattatgtttttgtatataattatatatttaaaaaacatgattatatctaattatagtcaaaaagttatttcaaagaagagaaatataaattgtcataagatgtactatatattaagtgttaatcaatataatatttcattttatagtataaatttaatgatacatacataatcaagaatgatacatacattataaGGTTTTACaacttgtaatataaaattataatataaatatttaacacaatattttaaaattacacacaATAATtagtaagttaaattaaaacaatatataatatttatatgtgagacaatttttacattatttgcaGGGTATCAGAACACAGAAAAAGTGGAGATGAGTTCTCTTTTAGAATCTAAAGGATTGCAAAGTCAAATTGCTCAGCAAAAGGATGCGTTAGCACAAAAAGTTAATGAAGAAGCCATAAATTCTGACACATCCACCTATTCTAATCCTCATTTGCAgaatttcaaacaaattaatgGTGAAAAAATGGATTGTGACACAGAGGAAcctagatttaaaaataattttatgtctgGGCTTGGATCCAACTTCAATCCAACGCATTTAGATGCAATGCCACCCGCACCACCTTTACCACCATTAATGGCTAAGTaagaataacaatttatagatGTAATCATGTGTAGATGTAATCAGTGAACCTAGCACCCCtacaactaaaaaaatgtttggaCATATCGCATTATTTTCTGCTAATtatctgttaattttttgctctAAATGCTAATTCTTTGtccaaattttttgcttttatttgcAGGAAATTGATACCAAAAATGGGGGTGTTAGCGTCACGTGAATTTAGTACCTCTACTTTTGgttttaattttctgtaaatGTGTAGGAGCAAAAATTCGAAACTAGGGCAGAAAATTAGCAGataattaacagaaaattatGTGGTATGTccgaacttttttttaatggtggGGTTGCTAGGTTTACTGACGTGATGTAAGCAACAATTTTGTTGTCATAAACTATAaacgatttttatttacagattGCCAGAAACTGATTCAGATGCATTATCTAGTATGTTGATGTCATGGTATCTCAGTGGGTTTCACACAggtaatttttagaatacatAAGTAATAGTCtatcatttttcatactttatatatttaatatacttttacttaatgtttaaataaaatatttaaaacttgttacaatatttaatataggcATATTCGAATTAATAGCTTCTTAAAGAATAGATGtcaatagtttttgagttataaatatttttatttatgtttgttgAAGCGATACActgtaaacatttttcattgttatttTTCGATTACTGTTgagaacaattttattttattcaattttaattagagagagaaaaaaagaaaaagagaatttaattaccagaaatttattaacat of the Monomorium pharaonis isolate MP-MQ-018 chromosome 11, ASM1337386v2, whole genome shotgun sequence genome contains:
- the LOC105830386 gene encoding survival motor neuron protein; the protein is MADDNNVLFIRGNGSKNENEDVWDDTALIQAYDKAVNLAKEEVAKRIAMDTQNQQAKQKSQNSKYSNHARKNFKKWAIGAPCRAVYSVDGEIYEAIISKIHSNSGMCTVKFVGYQNTEKVEMSSLLESKGLQSQIAQQKDALAQKVNEEAINSDTSTYSNPHLQNFKQINGEKMDCDTEEPRFKNNFMSGLGSNFNPTHLDAMPPAPPLPPLMAKLPETDSDALSSMLMSWYLSGFHTGYYQGLKQGKRQLSQQQRRSCL